A single window of Luteipulveratus halotolerans DNA harbors:
- a CDS encoding ABC-F family ATP-binding cassette domain-containing protein has translation MITASGVELRAGARILLEGATFRVAAGDRVGLVGRNGAGKTTLTKVLAGEGTPAAGEVTRSGEVGYLPQDPRTGDLEVLARDRILSARGLDVITRDLRAAEQAMASEDDEKREKAMRRYSRLDTEFGAQGGYAAESEAASIASSLGLDERILGQPLRTLSGGQRRRVELTRILFSGAETLLLDEPTNHLDADSIVWLRDYLKSYKGGLIIISHDVEMLDTVVTRVFHLDANRGELDQYNVGWKTYLQQRETDERRRKRERLNAEKKASTLLAQADKMRAKATKATAAQNMANRAERLLAGVEGERQQDKVAHLRFPKPSPCGRTPLSAQGLSRSYGSLEIFTDVDLAIDRGSRVVILGLNGAGKTTLLRILGGVDAPDTGEVVPGHGLKLGYYAQEHENLDVDRSVLDNMKSAAPDLGETEVRKVLGSFLFSGDDVNKPAGVLSGGEKTRLSLALLVVSSANVLLLDEPTNNLDPASREEILGALRTYEGAVVLVTHDEGAVEALQPERILLLPDGVEDLWGPDYADLVSLA, from the coding sequence GTGATCACCGCCAGCGGAGTCGAGCTGCGAGCGGGTGCACGCATCCTCCTGGAGGGTGCGACGTTCCGCGTCGCGGCGGGCGACCGCGTCGGTCTCGTCGGGCGCAACGGCGCAGGCAAGACGACGCTCACCAAGGTCCTCGCAGGGGAGGGCACGCCCGCAGCGGGCGAGGTCACCCGCAGCGGTGAGGTCGGCTACCTTCCGCAGGACCCGCGCACCGGCGACCTCGAGGTGCTCGCGCGGGACCGCATCCTGTCGGCACGTGGCCTCGACGTGATCACCCGTGACCTGCGCGCCGCCGAGCAGGCGATGGCCTCCGAGGACGACGAGAAGCGCGAGAAGGCCATGCGGCGCTACTCGCGTCTCGACACCGAGTTCGGTGCGCAGGGTGGCTACGCGGCCGAGTCCGAGGCCGCGTCGATCGCCTCCAGCCTCGGGCTCGACGAGCGCATCCTCGGCCAGCCGCTGCGGACGCTGTCCGGCGGTCAGCGTCGGCGTGTCGAACTCACGCGCATCCTGTTCTCCGGTGCCGAGACGCTGCTGCTGGACGAGCCGACCAACCACCTGGACGCCGACTCGATCGTCTGGTTGCGCGACTACCTCAAGTCCTACAAGGGCGGGCTGATCATCATCAGCCACGACGTCGAGATGCTCGACACGGTCGTGACCCGCGTCTTCCACCTCGACGCCAACCGAGGCGAGCTCGACCAGTACAACGTGGGCTGGAAGACCTACCTGCAGCAGCGCGAGACCGACGAGCGCCGACGCAAGCGCGAGCGGCTCAACGCCGAGAAGAAGGCGTCGACGCTGCTGGCGCAGGCCGACAAGATGCGCGCCAAGGCGACCAAGGCGACGGCCGCTCAGAACATGGCCAACCGCGCCGAGCGGCTGCTGGCGGGCGTCGAGGGGGAGCGGCAGCAGGACAAGGTCGCCCACCTGCGCTTCCCCAAGCCCTCACCCTGCGGACGGACTCCGCTCAGTGCACAGGGGCTGTCGCGGTCGTACGGCTCGCTGGAGATCTTCACCGACGTCGACCTCGCCATCGACCGCGGCTCGCGCGTCGTGATCCTGGGCCTCAACGGCGCCGGCAAGACGACGCTGCTGCGCATCCTGGGCGGGGTCGACGCGCCCGACACCGGTGAGGTCGTCCCCGGTCACGGGCTCAAGCTCGGCTACTACGCCCAGGAGCACGAGAACCTCGACGTCGACCGGTCCGTGCTCGACAACATGAAGTCAGCAGCACCCGACCTCGGCGAGACCGAGGTGCGCAAGGTACTCGGCTCGTTCCTGTTCAGCGGCGACGACGTCAACAAGCCCGCCGGTGTGCTCTCCGGCGGTGAGAAGACGCGCCTGTCCCTGGCACTCCTGGTGGTCTCCTCGGCCAACGTGCTGCTGCTCGACGAGCCCACCAACAACCTCGACCCCGCGTCGCGCGAGGAGATCCTCGGCGCACTGCGTACCTACGAGGGCGCCGTCGTCCTGGTGACGCACGACGAGGGTGCCGTCGAGGCCCTGCAGCCCGAACGCATCTTGCTGCTGCCCGACGGCGTCGAGGACCTGTGGGGCCCGGACTACGCCGACCTCGTCAGCCTCGCGTAG
- the sufD gene encoding Fe-S cluster assembly protein SufD: MSLLTPDAKTHTDPGAAASGAVIPDQSRAERTTSFDVADFPVPSGREEEWRFTPVDRLSGLLADEATDGDAVSYDVSASLEPLVQSALAPGQAPRGTVLTPADRAAVVGSANVAEALHIRLAAEQEYAEPLRLDIRGNGAGRRSNAHYVVEAEHHSKGLLILDHTGSSDHVGNLEVIVGDGANLTVVSLQRWDDDANHLGQHDAQVGRDATYRHIVVSLGGGIVRVNSNVRYDGPGGDATLLGVYFADSGQHLEHRSFVDHNAPRCTSLVTYKGALQGDTAHTVWVGDVLIRAEAEGIETYELNRNLVLTDGARADSVPNLEIETGEIAGAGHASSTGRFDDEQLFYLMARGIPEVEARRLVVRGFFADVVHKIGVPEIVETVMQAIEVELAQAGE; the protein is encoded by the coding sequence ATGTCGCTTCTGACCCCCGACGCCAAGACCCACACCGACCCTGGCGCTGCAGCCAGTGGTGCGGTCATCCCGGACCAGTCGCGTGCAGAGCGCACGACGTCGTTCGACGTCGCTGACTTCCCGGTGCCGAGCGGCCGCGAGGAGGAGTGGCGTTTCACCCCGGTCGACCGGCTGAGCGGCCTCCTGGCCGACGAGGCCACCGACGGCGACGCCGTGTCGTACGACGTGTCGGCGTCCCTCGAACCGCTCGTGCAGTCCGCGCTGGCCCCGGGTCAGGCGCCCCGCGGCACCGTCCTCACGCCGGCCGACCGCGCCGCGGTGGTCGGCTCGGCCAACGTGGCCGAGGCCCTGCACATCAGGCTTGCGGCCGAGCAGGAGTACGCCGAGCCGCTGCGACTCGACATCCGGGGCAACGGCGCCGGCCGGCGCAGCAACGCTCACTACGTCGTCGAGGCCGAGCATCACAGCAAGGGCCTGCTGATCCTCGACCACACCGGTTCGTCCGACCACGTCGGCAACCTCGAGGTGATCGTCGGCGACGGAGCCAACCTGACCGTCGTGTCGCTGCAGCGCTGGGACGACGACGCCAACCACCTCGGTCAGCACGACGCTCAGGTGGGCCGCGACGCGACCTACCGTCACATCGTCGTGAGCCTCGGCGGTGGCATCGTGCGCGTCAACAGCAACGTGCGCTACGACGGCCCCGGCGGTGACGCGACGCTGCTCGGCGTCTACTTCGCCGACTCGGGTCAGCACCTGGAGCACCGCTCGTTCGTCGACCACAACGCGCCGCGGTGCACGTCGCTGGTCACCTACAAGGGTGCGCTCCAGGGCGACACCGCCCACACGGTGTGGGTCGGAGACGTGCTGATCCGCGCCGAGGCCGAGGGCATCGAGACCTACGAGCTCAACCGCAACCTGGTGCTCACCGACGGCGCGCGCGCCGACTCGGTGCCCAACCTGGAGATCGAGACGGGCGAGATCGCAGGTGCGGGTCACGCGTCGTCGACCGGCCGGTTCGACGACGAGCAGCTGTTCTACCTGATGGCGCGCGGCATCCCCGAGGTCGAGGCGCGACGCCTGGTCGTGCGCGGCTTCTTCGCCGATGTCGTCCACAAGATCGGCGTGCCCGAGATCGTCGAGACGGTGATGCAGGCGATCGAGGTCGAGCTCGCTCAGGCGGGGGAGTGA
- the sufU gene encoding Fe-S cluster assembly sulfur transfer protein SufU, with translation MDLYQELILEHSKRPQHAGLRDPFDAETHHVNTTCGDEVTLRVHLSDNGSGEPVVQDVSYDALGCSISVASTSVLAEEVIGHPVSEALETFAAMRSMLTSKGQDPGDEEQIGDGVAFAGVAQYPARVKCALLSWSAFTDALARAGADISSISAEDPARPVGSPR, from the coding sequence ATGGATCTCTACCAGGAGCTCATCCTCGAGCACTCCAAGCGCCCGCAGCACGCCGGTCTGCGCGACCCGTTCGACGCCGAGACCCATCACGTCAACACCACGTGCGGTGACGAGGTGACGCTGCGAGTTCACCTGTCCGACAACGGTTCTGGTGAGCCTGTGGTCCAGGACGTGTCGTACGACGCGCTCGGCTGCTCGATCTCCGTCGCCTCGACGTCGGTCCTTGCCGAGGAGGTCATCGGCCACCCCGTGAGCGAAGCGCTCGAGACCTTCGCCGCGATGCGTTCGATGCTCACGAGCAAGGGCCAGGACCCCGGCGACGAGGAGCAGATCGGCGACGGCGTCGCGTTCGCCGGAGTCGCCCAGTACCCCGCTCGCGTCAAGTGCGCGCTGCTGTCCTGGAGTGCGTTCACCGATGCACTGGCACGCGCCGGCGCCGACATCTCATCCATCTCCGCCGAAGACCCGGCCCGACCCGTGGGGAGCCCGCGATGA
- a CDS encoding metal-sulfur cluster assembly factor, with protein sequence MTETATPPNVADVEEAMRDVVDPELGINVVDLGLVYGITVDADAHAVLDMTLTSAACPLTDVIEDQTAAALEGLVATHRINWVWMPPWGPDKITDDGREQLRALGFNV encoded by the coding sequence ATGACCGAAACCGCCACACCGCCCAACGTCGCCGACGTCGAGGAGGCCATGCGTGACGTGGTCGACCCCGAGCTCGGCATCAACGTGGTCGACCTCGGCCTCGTCTACGGCATCACCGTCGACGCCGACGCGCATGCCGTGCTCGACATGACCCTGACCAGCGCTGCGTGCCCGCTGACCGACGTCATCGAGGACCAGACCGCAGCTGCCCTGGAGGGCCTGGTGGCCACCCACCGCATCAACTGGGTCTGGATGCCGCCGTGGGGTCCGGACAAGATCACCGACGACGGGCGCGAGCAGCTGCGCGCACTCGGCTTCAACGTGTGA
- the sufB gene encoding Fe-S cluster assembly protein SufB, with amino-acid sequence MSTIEELNPGLKDLGRYEYGWADSDSAGASARRGLSEDVVTDISARKNEPEWMNTLRKKSLRLFDKKPMPTWGSDLTGIDFQNIKYFVKSTEKQATSWEDLPEDIKNTYDKLGIPEAEKQRLVAGVAAQYESEVVYHQIREDLEEKGVIFVDTDTGLREHEDIFKEYFGSVIPPGDNKFAALNTAVWSGGSFIYVPKGVHVDIPLQAYFRINTENMGQFERTLIIADEGSYVHYVEGCTAPIYQSDSLHSAVVEIVVKKNARVRYTTIQNWSNNVYNLVTKRATCEEGATMEWIDGNIGSKVTMKYPAVFLMGEHAKGETLSIAFAGEGQHQDAGSKMVHAAPNTSSTIVSKSVARGGGRTSYRGLVQILEGASNSKSSVVCDALLVDQISRSDTYPYVDVREDDVQMGHEATVSKVSEDQLFYLRSRGLTEEEAMAMIVRGFVEPIARELPMEYALELNRLIELQMEGAVG; translated from the coding sequence TGGGCCGACAGCGACTCCGCGGGTGCCTCCGCACGGCGTGGCCTGTCCGAGGACGTCGTCACCGACATCTCCGCTCGCAAGAACGAGCCGGAGTGGATGAACACCCTGCGCAAGAAGTCGCTGCGGCTGTTCGACAAGAAGCCCATGCCGACCTGGGGCAGCGACCTGACCGGCATCGACTTCCAGAACATCAAGTACTTCGTGAAGTCCACCGAGAAGCAGGCGACCTCCTGGGAGGACCTGCCCGAGGACATCAAGAACACCTACGACAAGCTCGGCATCCCCGAGGCGGAGAAGCAGCGCCTGGTCGCCGGCGTCGCAGCGCAGTACGAGTCGGAGGTCGTCTACCACCAGATCCGCGAGGACCTGGAGGAGAAGGGCGTCATCTTCGTCGACACCGACACCGGCCTGCGCGAGCACGAGGACATCTTCAAGGAGTACTTCGGCTCGGTCATCCCTCCGGGCGACAACAAGTTCGCCGCGCTCAACACTGCCGTGTGGTCCGGTGGCTCGTTCATCTACGTGCCCAAGGGCGTCCACGTCGACATCCCGCTGCAGGCGTACTTCCGCATCAACACCGAGAACATGGGCCAGTTCGAGCGGACGCTGATCATCGCCGACGAGGGCTCGTACGTGCACTACGTCGAGGGCTGCACCGCCCCGATCTACCAGTCCGACTCGCTGCACTCCGCGGTCGTCGAGATCGTCGTGAAGAAGAACGCCCGGGTGCGCTACACGACCATCCAGAACTGGTCCAACAACGTCTACAACCTCGTCACCAAGCGCGCCACCTGCGAGGAGGGCGCGACGATGGAGTGGATCGACGGCAACATCGGCTCCAAGGTCACCATGAAGTACCCGGCCGTCTTCCTGATGGGGGAGCACGCCAAGGGTGAGACCCTCTCGATCGCGTTCGCGGGCGAGGGCCAGCACCAGGACGCCGGCTCCAAGATGGTGCACGCCGCTCCCAACACCAGCTCGACCATCGTGAGCAAGTCGGTGGCCCGCGGTGGCGGCCGGACGTCGTACCGCGGTCTGGTCCAGATCCTCGAGGGCGCCAGCAACTCCAAGTCCTCGGTGGTGTGCGACGCGCTGCTGGTCGACCAGATCAGCCGGTCCGACACCTACCCCTATGTCGATGTCCGCGAGGACGACGTGCAGATGGGCCACGAGGCGACCGTCTCCAAGGTCAGCGAGGACCAGCTGTTCTACCTGCGCAGCCGCGGTCTCACCGAGGAGGAGGCCATGGCGATGATCGTGCGCGGCTTCGTCGAGCCGATCGCCCGTGAGCTGCCCATGGAGTACGCCCTCGAGCTGAACCGCCTCATCGAGCTGCAGATGGAAGGAGCCGTCGGCTGA
- a CDS encoding cysteine desulfurase: MTTTYDASPAAGSASGGALSAAEVERIRADFPLLRRTVRADRPLVYLDSGATSQKPAVVLDAERRFYEQHNAAVHRGAHQLAEEATDEFEHARERVARFVGAQTDEIVFTKNATEAINLVAYAFSNAGFDGALDGVDPEVAARLRLGPGDEIVVTEMEHHANLVPWQELSRRTGATLRWIGLTDDGRLDLTDLDELVNEHTKVLAFAHVSNVLGTINPVATLVERAKAVGALTVLDACQSVPHLPVDVADLGVDFLAFSGHKMFGPLGIGVLWGRPELLAAMPPFITGGSMIETVRMEGTTYAPPPQRFEAGTPVVAQAVALGVACDYLDAIGMDRVRAHDVELLKVLLDGLAERPWVRVLGPLKAENRSGAVAFEVDGVHPHDVGQILDDSGVAVRTGHHCAWPLHRRMRVTASSRASVAAYNTVEEIQTFLEALDRVPEVFGIAKGA, translated from the coding sequence ATGACCACGACGTACGACGCCTCACCGGCCGCGGGTTCCGCGTCCGGTGGGGCCTTGAGCGCCGCAGAGGTCGAGCGCATCCGCGCCGACTTCCCGCTGCTGCGTCGTACGGTCCGGGCAGACCGTCCTCTGGTCTACCTCGACTCCGGCGCCACGTCGCAGAAGCCCGCCGTCGTCCTCGACGCCGAACGCCGCTTCTACGAGCAGCACAACGCCGCAGTCCACCGGGGTGCTCACCAGCTCGCCGAGGAGGCCACCGACGAGTTCGAGCACGCGCGTGAGCGCGTGGCCCGGTTCGTCGGTGCACAGACCGACGAGATCGTCTTCACCAAGAACGCCACCGAGGCGATCAACCTGGTGGCCTACGCGTTCAGCAACGCCGGTTTCGACGGCGCCCTCGACGGTGTCGACCCCGAGGTGGCGGCCCGGCTGCGCCTCGGCCCGGGTGACGAGATCGTCGTGACCGAGATGGAGCATCACGCCAATCTCGTGCCGTGGCAGGAGCTCTCGCGTCGTACCGGCGCCACGCTGCGCTGGATCGGCCTCACCGACGACGGCCGTCTCGACCTGACCGATCTCGACGAGCTGGTCAACGAGCACACCAAGGTGCTCGCCTTCGCGCACGTCTCCAACGTGCTCGGCACGATCAACCCGGTCGCCACACTCGTCGAGCGTGCGAAGGCCGTCGGTGCGCTGACCGTGCTCGACGCCTGCCAGTCGGTGCCGCACCTGCCGGTCGACGTCGCCGACCTCGGGGTCGACTTCCTCGCGTTCAGCGGCCACAAGATGTTCGGTCCGCTCGGCATCGGCGTCCTGTGGGGGCGTCCCGAGCTGCTCGCGGCGATGCCGCCGTTCATCACCGGTGGCTCCATGATCGAGACCGTCCGGATGGAGGGCACGACCTACGCCCCGCCCCCGCAGCGCTTCGAGGCCGGTACGCCGGTGGTCGCGCAGGCGGTCGCCCTCGGCGTGGCCTGTGACTACCTCGACGCGATCGGCATGGACCGGGTGCGCGCCCACGACGTCGAGCTGCTCAAGGTGCTGCTCGACGGTCTCGCGGAGCGCCCGTGGGTACGCGTCCTCGGACCGCTGAAGGCCGAGAACCGTTCTGGCGCAGTCGCTTTCGAGGTCGACGGAGTACACCCGCACGACGTGGGCCAGATCCTCGACGACTCGGGCGTCGCCGTACGCACCGGCCACCACTGCGCGTGGCCGCTGCACCGCCGGATGCGGGTGACGGCGAGCAGCCGCGCCAGCGTGGCTGCGTACAACACCGTCGAGGAGATCCAGACCTTCCTCGAGGCGCTCGACCGGGTGCCCGAGGTGTTCGGCATCGCGAAGGGAGCCTGA
- the ypfJ gene encoding KPN_02809 family neutral zinc metallopeptidase produces the protein MTFNDNANLDTSQVESGGSGGGGFGGGGGGISPGGIGVGGIGGLIIMILMVLFGGNLTGGTSGTGTGTGQQGGLGQDTSQIGAAGSGGDQVASSISQCKTGADANRDDTCRVIGTVNSVQNFWNGALPKYGKSYSPAKTVLYSGATQTACGTGSSQMGPFYCPLDQKVYIDVSFFSELSSKYGADGGNLAQMYVVAHEYGHHVQNIFGVLDRAQQDPQGAQSAAVRTELQADCYAGIWVHFASTTKDAEGNILLKQPTDQDIQSALSAASAVGDDRIQEKAQGRVTPENWTHGSSAQRQKWFMTGYQSGDVNACDTFNAQDLG, from the coding sequence GTGACGTTCAACGACAACGCAAACCTCGACACCTCGCAGGTCGAGTCCGGTGGCAGCGGCGGTGGCGGCTTCGGCGGGGGTGGCGGTGGCATCTCGCCCGGCGGCATCGGCGTCGGCGGCATCGGCGGCCTCATCATCATGATCCTGATGGTGCTGTTCGGCGGCAACCTCACCGGTGGCACCAGTGGGACCGGCACCGGCACCGGTCAGCAGGGCGGCCTCGGGCAGGACACCTCCCAGATCGGCGCCGCCGGCTCGGGTGGTGACCAGGTGGCGAGCTCGATCAGCCAGTGCAAGACCGGCGCCGACGCCAACCGCGACGACACCTGCCGCGTGATCGGCACCGTCAACAGCGTCCAGAACTTCTGGAACGGCGCACTGCCCAAGTACGGCAAGAGCTACTCGCCCGCCAAGACCGTCCTCTACAGCGGCGCGACCCAGACCGCGTGCGGCACCGGCAGCTCGCAGATGGGCCCGTTCTACTGCCCGCTCGACCAGAAGGTCTACATCGACGTCTCGTTCTTCTCCGAGCTGTCGAGCAAGTACGGCGCGGACGGCGGCAACCTGGCCCAGATGTACGTCGTGGCCCACGAGTACGGCCACCACGTCCAGAACATCTTCGGCGTGCTCGACCGCGCGCAGCAGGACCCGCAGGGCGCCCAGAGCGCGGCGGTCCGCACCGAGCTCCAGGCCGACTGCTACGCCGGCATCTGGGTGCACTTCGCCTCGACGACCAAGGACGCCGAGGGCAACATCCTGCTGAAGCAGCCGACCGACCAGGACATCCAGTCGGCGCTGTCGGCCGCGTCTGCGGTCGGTGACGACCGCATCCAGGAGAAGGCGCAGGGTCGGGTCACCCCGGAGAACTGGACGCACGGATCGTCCGCCCAGCGGCAGAAGTGGTTCATGACCGGCTACCAGAGCGGCGACGTCAACGCCTGCGACACCTTCAACGCGCAGGACCTCGGCTGA
- a CDS encoding MMPL family transporter, with translation MSRPYAHLVCGKKIKWAVAAFWIAAFVVAGPLAGKLTDAQDNQTSSWLPASAESTKAFDQIGAFQDAESMPAIIVYERVSGITPADTAKVAADVAKFGQTKGLSGKVVGPIPSQDKQALQVLVPLHIDPTTGWNDLPDQVAALKKIGDTGSNGMAVHVGGPVGFGADQAEAFGDIDGTLLFATLGVVIVILVLTYRSPVLWILPLFSAVVALMTAQAVIYLLAEHAGLTVNAQSAGILTVLVVGAGTDYALLLIARYREELRRHEDRHEAMALALHRSGPAIFASGTTVVLGMLCLLVAEMNSTKGLGPVAAIGVIFSLLVMLTLLPALLVIFGRWIFWPRRPAYGSAEPTATGLWAKVGNAIKQRPRTVWVSTAALLALAALGLFRLDAEGLTTDEVFVKDVPSVAATQVIDKHYASNAGDPAYIFVNADKADAVASALSAKSDVGDVAPPVVRGGRAMVQATLNDDAYSHEAFAAIKDIRATVHAIPGADAVVGGTSATTLDIQDASRADNKIIIPLTLVVVMLVLALLLRAIVAPVILIATVVLSFAAALGLSSLVFHYVFGFGGTDPSLPLFVFVFLVALGIDYNIFLMTRVREEAQQHGTRRGALVGLAATGGVITSAGIVLAATFGVLGTIPVVAFAEIGFAVALGVLLDTIVVRAVLVTALNLDIGNKIWWPGRLSTVPDEAPVAEHLDRPAPAPVD, from the coding sequence ATGAGTCGTCCCTACGCACATCTGGTGTGTGGCAAGAAGATCAAGTGGGCCGTGGCGGCGTTCTGGATCGCCGCCTTCGTGGTGGCGGGGCCGCTCGCCGGCAAGCTCACCGACGCCCAGGACAACCAGACGAGCTCGTGGCTGCCCGCGAGCGCGGAGTCCACGAAGGCGTTCGACCAGATCGGGGCGTTCCAGGACGCCGAGAGCATGCCGGCGATCATCGTGTACGAACGTGTCAGCGGTATCACACCGGCCGACACCGCCAAGGTGGCTGCAGACGTCGCGAAGTTCGGGCAGACCAAGGGTTTGTCCGGCAAGGTCGTCGGGCCGATCCCGTCCCAGGACAAGCAGGCCCTGCAGGTGCTCGTGCCGTTGCACATCGACCCCACGACGGGGTGGAACGACCTGCCGGACCAGGTCGCAGCGCTGAAGAAGATCGGCGACACCGGCAGCAACGGCATGGCGGTGCACGTGGGTGGACCGGTCGGTTTCGGTGCCGACCAGGCCGAGGCGTTCGGTGACATCGACGGCACCCTGCTGTTCGCGACGCTGGGTGTGGTCATCGTGATCCTGGTGCTGACCTACCGCAGTCCTGTGCTGTGGATCCTCCCGCTGTTCTCGGCGGTCGTCGCGCTGATGACCGCGCAGGCGGTCATCTACCTGCTGGCCGAGCACGCCGGCCTGACCGTCAACGCGCAGAGCGCCGGCATCCTCACCGTCCTCGTGGTCGGCGCCGGCACCGACTACGCGCTGCTGCTCATCGCCCGCTACCGCGAGGAGCTGCGTCGTCACGAGGACCGGCACGAGGCGATGGCGCTGGCCCTGCACCGGTCGGGTCCGGCGATCTTCGCCAGCGGCACCACGGTCGTGCTCGGCATGCTGTGCCTGCTGGTCGCCGAGATGAACTCGACCAAGGGCCTGGGCCCGGTCGCTGCCATCGGCGTGATCTTCTCGTTGCTGGTGATGCTGACGCTGCTGCCGGCGCTCCTGGTCATCTTCGGCCGCTGGATCTTCTGGCCGCGCCGACCGGCGTACGGCAGCGCGGAGCCCACCGCCACCGGCCTGTGGGCGAAGGTGGGCAACGCCATCAAGCAGCGTCCGCGCACGGTGTGGGTGAGCACCGCGGCGCTGCTCGCACTGGCAGCGCTCGGGCTCTTCCGGCTCGATGCCGAGGGTCTGACCACCGACGAGGTGTTCGTCAAGGACGTGCCCTCGGTCGCCGCGACCCAGGTGATCGACAAGCACTACGCGAGCAACGCCGGCGATCCGGCGTACATCTTCGTCAACGCCGACAAGGCCGATGCGGTGGCGAGTGCCCTGAGCGCCAAGTCCGACGTCGGCGACGTCGCGCCGCCCGTCGTCCGCGGCGGCCGGGCGATGGTGCAGGCGACGCTCAACGACGACGCCTACAGCCATGAGGCGTTCGCCGCGATCAAGGACATCCGGGCGACCGTGCACGCGATCCCGGGGGCGGACGCGGTCGTCGGTGGGACATCGGCCACCACCCTCGACATCCAGGACGCCTCGCGTGCCGACAACAAGATCATCATCCCGCTGACCCTGGTCGTGGTCATGCTCGTCCTGGCCCTGCTGCTCCGGGCGATCGTCGCACCCGTGATCCTGATCGCGACCGTGGTGCTGTCCTTCGCGGCGGCGCTCGGCCTGTCGAGCCTGGTGTTCCACTACGTCTTCGGATTCGGCGGTACTGACCCGTCGTTGCCGTTGTTCGTGTTCGTCTTCCTCGTCGCTCTGGGCATCGACTACAACATCTTCCTCATGACCCGTGTGCGCGAGGAGGCACAGCAGCACGGCACGCGCAGAGGAGCACTCGTCGGGCTCGCGGCGACCGGTGGTGTGATCACCTCCGCCGGCATCGTCCTCGCCGCGACGTTCGGGGTGCTCGGCACGATCCCGGTCGTGGCCTTCGCCGAGATCGGGTTCGCGGTCGCTCTCGGTGTCCTGCTCGACACGATCGTGGTCCGCGCGGTCCTCGTGACCGCGCTCAACCTCGACATCGGCAACAAGATCTGGTGGCCCGGCCGGCTCAGCACGGTCCCGGACGAGGCCCCCGTCGCCGAGCACCTCGACCGTCCGGCACCCGCACCGGTCGACTGA
- the sufC gene encoding Fe-S cluster assembly ATPase SufC, translating to MATLEIRDLHVSVDVEDGTKEILKGVNLTVKSGETHAIMGPNGSGKSTLAYSIAGHPKYTVTSGTVTLDGEDVLAMEIDERARAGLFLAMQYPVEVPGVTVSNFLRTAKTAVDGEAPKLRTWVKDVKGAMDNLRMDSAFAERNVNEGFSGGEKKRHEILQMELLKPQIAILDETDSGLDVDALRIVSEGVNRAKESTDVGVLLITHYTRILQYIKPDFVHVFVDGKVAEEGGPELADRLEAEGYDHYVQAAKA from the coding sequence ATGGCAACTCTGGAGATTCGCGACCTGCACGTCTCGGTCGACGTCGAGGACGGCACCAAGGAGATCCTCAAGGGCGTCAACCTGACCGTGAAGTCCGGTGAGACCCACGCGATCATGGGACCCAACGGCTCGGGCAAGTCGACGCTGGCGTACTCCATCGCCGGCCACCCCAAGTACACCGTCACCAGCGGCACCGTCACCCTCGACGGTGAGGACGTGCTGGCGATGGAGATCGACGAGCGGGCGCGGGCAGGGCTCTTCCTGGCGATGCAGTACCCCGTCGAGGTCCCGGGCGTCACGGTGTCCAACTTCCTGCGTACGGCGAAGACCGCGGTCGACGGCGAGGCCCCCAAGCTGCGCACCTGGGTCAAGGACGTCAAGGGCGCCATGGACAACCTGCGCATGGACTCGGCCTTCGCCGAGCGCAACGTCAACGAGGGCTTCTCCGGCGGCGAGAAGAAGCGCCACGAGATCCTGCAGATGGAGCTGCTCAAGCCCCAGATCGCGATCCTCGACGAGACCGACTCCGGCCTCGACGTCGACGCGCTGCGTATCGTCTCCGAGGGCGTCAACCGCGCCAAGGAGAGCACGGACGTCGGCGTCCTGCTGATCACGCACTACACGCGGATCCTGCAGTACATCAAGCCCGACTTCGTGCACGTCTTCGTCGACGGCAAGGTCGCCGAGGAGGGTGGCCCCGAGCTGGCCGACCGCCTCGAGGCCGAGGGCTACGACCACTACGTCCAGGCTGCGAAGGCCTGA
- a CDS encoding non-heme iron oxygenase ferredoxin subunit has product MSDNAVETDEFVRVCARGELPATEGAALADIEGQRVAIVVDSEGQVHAVDDTCSHANVSLSEGEVDGCTVECWLHGSRFDLRTGEPTGLPATQPVAVYPVKVEGDDVYVSTTPQTTN; this is encoded by the coding sequence ATGAGCGACAACGCTGTTGAGACCGACGAGTTCGTGCGCGTGTGCGCACGCGGTGAGCTGCCCGCGACCGAGGGTGCTGCGCTGGCCGACATCGAGGGTCAGCGGGTCGCGATCGTCGTCGACTCCGAGGGCCAGGTGCACGCGGTCGACGACACCTGCAGCCATGCCAACGTGTCGCTGTCCGAGGGCGAGGTCGACGGCTGCACTGTCGAGTGCTGGCTGCACGGTTCGCGCTTCGACCTGCGCACCGGTGAGCCCACCGGACTCCCGGCGACCCAGCCTGTCGCCGTCTACCCCGTCAAGGTCGAGGGCGACGACGTCTACGTCTCCACGACCCCCCAGACCACGAACTGA